A part of Cotesia glomerata isolate CgM1 linkage group LG4, MPM_Cglom_v2.3, whole genome shotgun sequence genomic DNA contains:
- the LOC123263959 gene encoding uncharacterized protein LOC123263959, protein MDSCKKKYWALVKWVGGVDDKTYTVGIDTQHIKNFNYEEFTSEEEDPEKIYVIEWHDQSKEPPGDWICYQARVIAVSNSRNVLNKKLKALDGIVSPKTINTQETVPINRKEPQAHCSHSVVDLLTEEDEENPEENTSVRKKIRFENENTSENNDSLIDVIEDHKKDQNDDNLTIKVGEKNRSSASKETGKNYTSNSDQ, encoded by the exons ttgtaagaaaaaatattgggCCCTGGTAAAGTGGGTTGGAGGTGTCGACGACAAAACTTATACTGTTGGGATAGATACTcaacatattaaaaattttaattatgaagaATTTACCAGTGAAGAAGAGgatcctgaaaaaatttacgTAATTGAATGGCATGATCAATCTAAAGAACCACCTGGTGATTGGATATGCTATCAGGCGAGAGTAATTGCGGTTTCAA attCTCGTaacgttttaaataaaaaattaaaagctcTAGACGGTATTGTATCACCGAAAACGATAAATACCCAAGAAACAGTACCAATTAATCGTAAGGAACCTCAAGCCCATTGCAGTCATTCAGTAGTCGATCTATTGACAGAAGag GATGAAGAAAATCCGGAGGAAAATACTTctgtacgaaaaaaaattaggtttgaaaatgAGAACACGAGTGAAAATAACGACAGTTTAATTGATGTTATTGAAGATCATAAGaag gaTCAAAATGATGATAATTTAACTATCAAAGTTGGGGAAAAGAACAGAAGTTCTGCTAGCAAAGAGACCGGGAAAAATTACACCAGTAATTCAGATCAATGA